In Macrobrachium rosenbergii isolate ZJJX-2024 chromosome 48, ASM4041242v1, whole genome shotgun sequence, one DNA window encodes the following:
- the LOC136831689 gene encoding uncharacterized protein, whose protein sequence is MTAIGVESTKHRARQTVFWPGINSDIVNTIGACESCQVLQPSQQQEPLMSDDNPKRPFEKSLLVIVDRLSGWPVVVPCKGDTTASNTIRIFCRYFRKLVSLYASGLMEDHSSPATSSGILWSDGEFDMWLPPHIIHNRSVMLKPP, encoded by the exons ATGACAGCCATAGGGGTGGAATCTACTAAGCACCGAGCAAGACAGACTGTCTTCTGGCCTGGTATTAACTCAGACATTGTCAACACAATTGGAGCTTGTGAGTCATGCCAGGTATTGCAGCCATCCCAGCAGCAGGAACCACTGATGAGTGATGACAACCCCAAGAGGCCCTTTGA GAAAAGCCTCCTCGTCATAGTCGACCGACTCTCAGGATGGCCTGTTGTCGTCCCATGCAAAGGTGATACTACTGCCTCTAATACAATCAGGATCTTCTGCCGCTACTTCCGGAAGTTGGTGTCCCTATACGCCTCAGGACTGATGGAGGACCACAGTTCACCAGCAACGAGTTCCGGGATTTTATGGAGCGATGGGGAGTTCGACATGTGGTTACCTCCCCATATTATCCACAATCGATCGGTCATGCTGAAGCCGCCGTGA